The stretch of DNA attattttatttccttatatcatgataaatgtttattattcatgctagaattgtattagccgcaaacataatacatgtgtgaatacatagacaaacagagtgtcactagtatacctctacttgactagctcgttggtcaaagatggttatgtttcctaaccatagacatgagttgtcatttgataaacgagatcacgtcattaggagaatgatgtgattgactttacccattccgttagcttagcacgatgatcgtttagtttgttgctactgctttcttcatgacttatacatgttcctctgactatgagattatgcaactcccgtataccggaggaacactttgtgtgctaccaaacgtcacaacgtaactgggtgattataaaggtgctctacaggtgtctccgatggtacttgttgagttggcatagatcgagattagtatttgtcactccgattgtcggagaggtatctctgggccctatcggtaatgcacatcactataagccttgcaagcaatgtgactaatgagttacttACGGGACGTTGCactacagaacgagtaaagagacttgccggtaacgatattgaactaggtattgagataccgacgatcgaatctcgggcaagtaacataccaatgacaaagggaacaacgcatacCGTTATGGGGGTttaccgataaagatcttcgtagaatatgtaggagccaatatgagcatccaggttccactattggttattgaccggagatgagtctcgatcatgtctacatagttctcgaacccgtagggtccgcacgcttaacgttcgatgatgatcagtattatgagtttatgtgttttgatgtactgaaggtagttcggagtccggatgagatcggagacatgacgcagagtcttgaaatggtcgagacgtaaagaccgatatattggacgactatattcggacatcggaaaggttccgagtgatttgggtgTTTTTCAGAGTACcaaagagttacgggaattcgccgggagggtcaatgggccttcgtgggctttagtggaaatagagggcagcaaggaaGTGTGGAGTGCacccccctaggcccaaaccgaattggtttagggctttgggggccggccccctctttccttctcctctcctcctctttccttcccctccttgttggactaggaaagggggaacctactcctagtaggagtaggattcccccttggggcgcaccctatgaggtcgccggcctcctccccttgctcctttatatacatggccaggggcaccccatagacacacaagttgattgttccaagccgtgtgcggtgcccccctccaccataatccacctcgttcatatcgtagcggtgcttaggtgaagccctacatcggtagcaacatcatcaccgtcatcacgccgtcgtgctgacgaaactctctcgtgaagctctactggatcggcgttcgtgggatgtcatcaagttgaacgtgtgctaaactcggaggtgccgtgcattcggtacttggatcggtcggatcgtgaagacgtacgactacatcaaccgtgttctcataacgcttccgcttatggtctacgagggtacgtagacgatactctcccctcttgttgctatgcatcaccatgatcttgcgtgtgcgtaggaatttttttgaaattactacgttccccaacagaatcATGGACTGATGCTTTAGCCGGAGGAGAAGGGGGCGCCTCCGCTTCCATGGAGCTCAGGCGTGGCCCGATGATGGTCTATGCTGAAGAAGAACCGGACAAGAACTGGTTCTGTACATCGGCGTCGCCTCGGCGATGGCCTTTATGGGACCTAAGCGGCGATGGCCTCTTGTGTTCTACGTCTCCCCGATCATGGCGGCGAGCGCGCACGTGTTGGCTGCCACCTCGTCAACATCCGTGCAACCGGCTTCTTTCTTTGCTTGCATGGTGCGGCTACGCGTGCGTCAACGGCGGACGGCGCAGTCGCAGGCACTGAAGGCGTGGTATGACGCGGTGTCATCAAAGGCAGGGACGAAACCCGTGCCGGCCTGGAGCAAAACGCCACTCCTCCGCGAGCTGGcttggagcggcgagttgctgaaccacgcgtCGGCTTGGGGCGACAACTTGCTTCGTCGGGCTAGTCGAGGGAGGTGGAGCAACGAGCTACCTCGCTCATATCCGCAGGGCTCGGAGGGCCATCCAAGCGGCTTTTATGCCGGAAAACCGCTCTTCCTACTCGTTGCATGCCATTGAAAGAGTGGAGAAAATGATGGAAGGAGATGGGAAGCGGCAAAGTGGTGCGATTCTTGTCCGGCGtatggcctcgtttaaatagaggGCTGGCGGAGGAGCTTACCCAACGTTGCATTTAATGTCGGCCCGTTCCTGGACGGACGTGTCACCGGAGTAGATTTCTTGGCTTCCATGCGGGTTTAATGAAAGCGTTTgaatgcggcgaggaggcgtgttcagccgagCGTGCAGCGAGCGCGCGCCACTTCAATGACGGAggcagtgagaggtcgcgtccgtccTGAGCCGCCTTCAATACGGAGCGACGCGCTCAACGGCGGCATGAATGCATGCAGCTAGCAACGGGCGGGAAGTACGCACGGGGGGAGGGGCAAGGCGGTCAGAGCACGTGACAGAGGTCCGGACTCCCGCAAACATCCCTCACGTTTGTTTCCGGTTTGCGGGAGAAAACGCGTCCGGACCACGTCACGGACCGATATAAGACCATGTTGAATGTTTTAAAAAAATTAATTCTTTTGTAGCTCATCATTTATTGGCAAAGATAGCAAAGGCGGTCTGAATGGATGCGAGAGGTTTGCGGGTTGCTGTTGGAGATGCCcgtagagcaactctagcagaccccgcatcctACCCCAACCCGTAAAATAACCGCCAAAATGCGGGTCGGGGCGGAAAAACCCGTCCGATCAGACCCCACATCCCGCCCCGGCCCGCAAAAATTTGTAGGGGGCGCGGCAAAATCCCGAGCCCAACCTGGGAAAACGCGGGTTTCCCCCTCGCGGATGCGGTGCCCTGCATATAAGCGGAAGCGGTTGGTGGGGGGGACATTTCATCCCGCGCTTTCTCCCACCAAccacctctcctctcccctctcGCGCCGCCGCCCAAGATTCCGGCGACCGCAGCCGGCAGGAGCACGCCGGAAGGCCGCCACGCGCACGAGGtctcccccctcccccctgcgTCGGCGAGCCGCCGGATTTGCAGATCTGCGGCAGTTCATCGCGGGCCGCCGGATTTGGCTTTTTTCGGCCGCCAGTTGCTGCCCCAAGCTATGGAGTGGTCGGGGAGCCTCTCCCACAGCCCAGTCAAGGGCGCATCGCCGCATGCAGGTGCGAGTTCGTCTGCCCATCGTCGCCGAAGGTTTGCGGGCATGGACTCGTCCGGCCGTCCACCGGGCTCGGCGCTCGCGCAGCGTCTTTGTGACTTGCCGATGCCGCTCATAGAGTGCGACGACTGCACGCGAAAAGTGTTGCGGCTCACTTCGAGCACGCCGAAGCACCCCGGATGGGTGTTCTTCAAATGCAAAAACGACGGGGTACGTGCACTTGCGGTAGCTCGTTTCATAGCTCATTCTTTAGTTCGATTGCGGTAGCTCACTTTGAGCTTCTTTTGTGTAGGACGAAGGATGCTCATTTTGGTTTTGGGAAGTCCAATACATTGGTTTGTTGATAGAAAGAAATTTAATAGATGTTAGTGCACTCCTTGGTACAATCGAAGGCAATGATGCGGCTACATGTGTAACTAGAggggaagcaacgtctacttctttgaAACCAAAGATGAAGAATGAAGAAAGCAAGATCAAGAATCCGCAGATCAACAATAAGTGCATGGAGAAGATATTGCTTCAACTAGtgggagcagttatggaagttggaaaTCTTTTAAAATGCAcacttgtggttcttgttttctttggttttgCTATTCTAGCCAAGATTTGGTGATATCTTTTGTATCTAATGTTGTTGCAAAAGTAAAGAAAAGCATTATGCTAGATCAATTTAAGTTGCAAATCTAAGTTTTGCGGGGCGGGAGGAGCTGCGTCAGATCAGAACCCGCGGAAGCCGACCCGTAAAAAAGCATATTACGCGAATATGTTTTTTTACGATCCATTATACGGGGTCTGCATCTGTGTCAGTCCGCGCCGGTCCGCAAAAACGGTTTTGCGCAAACTGCAAACGCATTTTGCAGGACGACGagatgcggggtctgctagaaTTGCTCTTACACTACTAGTCATAAATACGGCTCCTCAAGGTAACATGTGTTGATAATTCCCTGCCTTCTATACATGTCCATAAGCATGCACGAGGGATAAAATGTCAGATAATAATGTTGCGTGTGGTGATAATTCCACGCCCATATGCATGCAATAGGGAGTAAATAAACTAATAAAGCGGCCACTGTGGATGGCAACGGGACATGCTCTTAGGATAAGAACGGGGACAAATGAAATGAACTAGCAGCGCGGCCTCCCCCGTCTCTTATCCATGCCGGCGATGTAAAGGATCACCACTCTCTCGTACGTCCAATTACTCGAGCATTTTCTTTCCCGAAAAGAAGTACTCGAGCATGCATGAATCGAGATAGCTCCTTGAATGCGGACGAAGAAATTGCAAGGCCGACGACAGCAACCAGTGGTTTCTTCTCCTGCAAttaggacaagaagaagaagaggtgggTACACATCAccaaagcatgcaacttgcatgCATGGTCCGTTGTCGTTCTTATCCTCACCGCTCTCGTTGAGCTACTCGATTAAGCATTCATGTTAATAGGAAACCATCGAAAGTACTGGTACACTGGTAGATGACACATGGAAGTGCAGAAGATCACAGATGCCACAGAACAAGGAACCACACACAAGAACAACACCGAGACATTAATTAAACCCATTAAGCTACGGGTCAAGGGCAGTCAACCAGCTATACCACGTGGCACAAGTTGGTTGGCCGTGGTTAAAAATCTTTTGAAATTTTTTTAGATGAAGGTGTGAATTATTTTTTAatgcatttttttctttttagatGAAGATGAGGATTTGGTATTTTTTTTTAAATGAAGGGTTATGCAAAGTGGCACTAGCTGGTAGGCTGTGGTggtaatttttttcttttttcttttactTATTTTTTAGATAAAGGTGAGGATTTTTTTTAAACAGAGACAAGGACTCTAtgtatttttttaaaataaaaacaTGCGCGTAGCTTTCTCTCAAACAGCACCACAGGGTGACGTCCCAACCACTAGTGATTTTTCTTTTAGCGAGGTATAGCCTTGCAGGCTTGCAACCCACGTCCTCGGGACAGTGACTATTCATATGTGACTGGTGTATATAGATTTTCTTAGGCATGTGTAATCGTCCAAGACAGCAATTGTTTGTGCTTATTTTGTTATAATTGTATATATGAGTAATTATTTTGCTTGGCTTTTATATGATGGCATAAGGCATGTTCAACGGCAAACCGTAAAAAACCTCCCGCATCCGTTCGCGGACAGGTGGGACCAGTCCACAGACATAGATAAGAGAGACAATCATCCAACGCTAGCTGCATACATTTTCACAACACCTCAAACCAACCGAcaaaattcatgcaaacacggtcggatttcatgcAAACATGACGGTTTTCATATAAAAAAGGCAGATTTTCATATAAACATGACGGATTGCAGTACATTTACATCAACGGTGGTAGTCCGGCGCTGAAGGTATAATTAATACCTAATCTAAATCGCCGTccgcggatccctttgtcttcctcatgtccggtAGCCCGATCACCGGACTACCGGGACACCCGGAGGTATATGCTTTAGCACAAAAGACGACTCGCTTCCCCACCGCTCATCGGAGTGGAACCCCTGGCTGATGCTTCACTAGTAGGGGAAGGGGGGGCTCCGCTTCCGTGAAGCTCATGCGGGAGCAACGAAGATCCTCGCAAGAGAAGAACCGGGCAAGACACCGGTTGTGTACGCCGGtgtcgcctcggcggtggccttcgTGAGACCCAAGCGGTGGCGggctcccgtgttctacttctcctcgataaTGGCGGCGGACGCAGAGGTGTCGGCCACCGACTCGTCTCTCTCCGCGCACCCGACTTCTGCATATGCCTGCATGGCGCGGTCGCAGCATGGGAGGCGTGGTATTCGACGACAACAATGACGTCTGTGCCGGCGTTGAGAAACTGGCCACTCCTCATCGAGTGGGCCTGGaacggcgagttgctgaaccacaaGACAGCTTAGGGCGGCAACTTGCTCCGTCGGGTGAGGCTCGGGAGGTGGAGAAGCGAGCTGCCCCGCTCGTATCCGGCCGACTCGGCAGGCCACCCAGCAGGCTTGTATGCCGGAGAACTGCTCTTCAGAAGCCATCAGAAGAGTGGTGGAGGACGAGATTGGGGAAGCGACGGAGGGGTGTGATTCTTGCCCGACATCTGCCATCGTTTAAATAGCGGACGGATGTAGGAGCTCAGCCGGCGTTGCGTTAAATGTCGGGccgctcatgaacggacgtgtggccagagtaggtttctcggcttccacacggggtTAATAGGATGTATGAATACGATGAGGAGgtgtgttcagccgggcgtgcaaCAGGCGGCGCCctcggccggcgcgccgcttcaataGCGGAggcagtgagaggtcgcgtccgtccTGAGCCATCTTCAATGCGGAGCGGCGTGCTCTATagcggcatgaatgcgggcaggtGGCGCCGGGGGGAGCGCATGCAGGAGGGGGAAAGGGTTTTTGATGGatcagggcggtcagaagcgggcttGGGAGCGGTCCGGACTGccacaaacctcccccacttttGTCTCTGATTTATGTAAGAAATCGCGTTCGGACCGCTCTCCGGACCAATACAGGCCGGCGTTGGATGACTTCCGCGGTCCGGACAGCGTGATCCGGACGGTTGCAGGAGGTTTGCAGGCCCGccttggagatgccctaagtGGCTAATAGAGAAATAGATGTTTTTTTAGGATAGAAGTAGGTGTTTTAGTACTTTGGTTTCTTTTTTACAATGCCAGAGATTGGTGATTTTTTAGTATCAGGGGTTCTTTAGGTCATATTTTCTTAACGGAAATTGCATATAAGTTAGAATTATGTGTGTCACCTAAAGTGAAATATGTGTGATCTAATGATTGTTGTTATCAATGATGGTTATAGTGCACAAAACCTTTTTATCAAGATAATTTATGATATTTTCAAGCGTCTGAGTCAATATGAAGACTCTGAAAGGGATCTTTATAATCTGTATAAAATGAGGCACTTGCGTTGCGTGCACGAACGTGATGGATCTCTTCATCTAACCCACGTGCATGCACTAGGACAAGATGTCTTAGTCAAATGGTGATTGGACAAGAGATCAAAGTAGCCAGAGATGGCTTAAGGAGCTTTGGCACGTACAGGGCCAAACTGAACAGTTCGCTACGCTTACGCCAACTGATTTATATCATTAACTAATATGTAAGCTGGGGTCGTGCACGTCCAGGAGATGTCTATAAAAGGGAGTGGAGTTTTAGTAACATCTCACACCTCACTCACACATCTCGCCAATCTTCGAGAACGGTACAATATATACAATCTTATCGAGCTTTTTAGCTATGGCCGTCATGGCTTTCGCTAATGGTCTCAAGTTAGCTGCCCTCTGTGTGCTGGTCCTGATCATGGGCCAGATGATGGCAGTTACTGATGCGTCGGCTCGGCTTTTGCAGTTCGCAAAGCAGGAGCGCTCAACCTCTGAAAATTGTCTCTGCAGCCCTGCTACATGGTGGTGTTGCCCTCCAGCAAGCGGAGTCGCAAAACCCTCCGAGGGTTGCCTCTGTAGCCCTACTACATGGTGGTGTTGCCCTCCAACAAGCGGAGTCGCAAAACCCTCCGAGGATTGCCTCTGCAGCCCTGCTACATGGTGGTGTTGCCCTCCAGCAAGCAGAGTCGCAAAACCCTCCGAGGATTGCCTCTGCAGCCCTGCTACATGGTTTTGTTGCCCTGAAGCAAGTGGAGTCGCAAAACCCTCCGAAGATTGAACTAAAATCTTCATGAGGGGGGGAGATGGTAAGAGATGGATCATTAAGCCGTACGTACGGCCTGAACTTGAATCATC from Triticum urartu cultivar G1812 chromosome 3, Tu2.1, whole genome shotgun sequence encodes:
- the LOC125542808 gene encoding papilin-like; translated protein: MAVMAFANGLKLAALCVLVLIMGQMMAVTDASARLLQFAKQERSTSENCLCSPATWWCCPPASGVAKPSEGCLCSPTTWWCCPPTSGVAKPSEDCLCSPATWWCCPPASRVAKPSEDCLCSPATWFCCPEASGVAKPSED